In Anaerolineales bacterium, one DNA window encodes the following:
- a CDS encoding heavy metal translocating P-type ATPase, with protein sequence MTVRDPVCGMEIEPQSAFAEREHMGQTLYFCSQSCVEQFDIDPHHYVMTSATTGFNPERTLTRIELPVADLPFYKPVTALESGLRALEGVHQVTTNAGAGVLQVEYDSKKVNIPQMAAVIRLAGFQPGGSNLKIGIENLRCASCVKFIEDELKSTDGVLSATVNIATQEASVDYLPQKATLVQLNAAIEAWGYKPRPALTGAPIDKQEEAHAREYIRLMRMFWFSAIVSIPVLLFAYPQYVPGIRDLSMETIRWSWVLSAVATLPVLFYSGYDFFTGAWAAFKHRSANMNTLIALGTGAAWLYSTFAIAFPSVFPEGTSEPFYDVVAVVIALVVLGQALELRAKGQSSAAIKKLLGLQAKTARVIRNGKELDLPVEEVLVGDVIQVRPGEKIPVDGVIVEGSSAVDESMLTGESLPVSKKQGDEVIGATLNKTGAFKFRATKVGKDTALAQIVKMVQDAQNSKAPIARLADTISGYFVPIVMILAVWTFVIWFVIGPQPQLVYALVTSVTVLIIACPCALGLATPMSLMVGIGKGAEHGILIRSGEALQTARAIQTVVLDKTGTITKGKPELTDVILTNSMNGNSHQLLRLVASVEKVSEHPLAQAIVDGAQARKLELTDVQDFEAIPGHGVSAKVEGRNILIGNLKLMNRENIALGELENRSKSLADDGKTPMFVAIDGKAAGIVAVADTVKEDSAEAIKALQGMGIEVVMITGDNRRTAEAIARKVGVTRVLAEVLPEDKANNVHLLQAENKKVAMVGDGINDAPALAQADVGLAIGTGTDVAIEASDITLIKGSLKGVVTAIEVSRATMTNIYQNLFGAFIYNVLGIPVAMGVLFPFFGLLLSPLIAGAAMAFSSVTVVGNANRLRGFRPKFSVK encoded by the coding sequence ATGACTGTCCGTGACCCTGTATGTGGAATGGAAATTGAACCCCAAAGTGCCTTCGCCGAGCGCGAACACATGGGGCAGACGTTGTATTTTTGCTCACAATCCTGCGTGGAACAGTTCGATATCGACCCGCACCATTATGTGATGACTTCGGCAACAACGGGTTTTAATCCCGAACGGACGCTCACCCGCATCGAACTACCCGTCGCCGATCTGCCGTTTTACAAACCTGTCACCGCCCTGGAATCTGGTTTGCGCGCCCTGGAGGGCGTTCATCAAGTAACCACCAATGCAGGTGCGGGTGTGTTGCAGGTGGAATATGATTCCAAAAAGGTGAACATTCCGCAAATGGCGGCAGTCATCCGCTTGGCGGGGTTTCAACCTGGCGGGTCGAATCTCAAAATCGGAATCGAGAACCTGCGTTGTGCCTCCTGTGTAAAGTTCATCGAGGATGAACTGAAGTCCACAGATGGCGTATTAAGCGCAACGGTCAACATTGCCACACAGGAAGCGAGCGTGGATTATCTCCCCCAAAAGGCAACCCTTGTACAATTGAATGCAGCCATTGAGGCTTGGGGATACAAGCCACGTCCTGCGCTGACTGGCGCGCCAATAGACAAACAAGAAGAGGCACATGCCCGTGAATACATCCGGCTGATGAGAATGTTCTGGTTCTCGGCAATTGTTTCCATTCCGGTGTTGTTATTCGCATACCCGCAATACGTTCCCGGCATCCGGGATTTGTCAATGGAGACCATCCGATGGTCATGGGTTCTTTCCGCCGTTGCAACACTACCTGTGTTGTTCTATTCCGGGTATGACTTTTTCACAGGTGCGTGGGCGGCCTTCAAACATCGCTCAGCCAACATGAACACCTTGATCGCGCTCGGTACCGGCGCGGCATGGTTGTATTCAACGTTTGCCATTGCATTTCCGTCCGTGTTTCCTGAAGGGACATCCGAGCCGTTTTACGATGTAGTTGCAGTTGTCATTGCATTGGTTGTGTTGGGGCAGGCACTTGAACTACGCGCCAAGGGACAATCCAGCGCGGCGATCAAGAAATTGTTGGGTCTACAAGCGAAGACTGCCCGCGTGATTCGCAATGGAAAAGAACTTGATCTGCCTGTAGAAGAAGTGTTGGTCGGCGATGTGATCCAGGTCCGTCCCGGTGAGAAAATACCCGTGGATGGCGTTATCGTCGAAGGCAGTTCTGCCGTGGATGAGTCGATGCTGACGGGTGAGTCGTTGCCAGTTTCCAAGAAACAGGGAGATGAGGTGATCGGAGCGACCTTGAACAAGACAGGCGCGTTCAAATTCCGCGCCACGAAGGTCGGCAAGGATACGGCTCTCGCGCAGATCGTGAAGATGGTGCAGGACGCGCAAAATTCCAAAGCACCAATTGCCCGTCTTGCCGATACCATCTCTGGTTATTTCGTACCCATCGTGATGATTCTCGCCGTGTGGACGTTCGTCATTTGGTTCGTGATTGGACCTCAACCGCAATTGGTATATGCACTCGTTACCAGTGTAACCGTGCTCATCATTGCCTGCCCCTGCGCTTTGGGTCTTGCCACGCCCATGAGCTTGATGGTCGGCATTGGCAAAGGTGCGGAACATGGGATTCTCATCCGCTCTGGCGAAGCCCTGCAAACTGCGCGAGCCATTCAAACCGTGGTGTTGGATAAGACGGGCACGATTACAAAGGGAAAGCCTGAGTTAACGGATGTCATCCTTACCAATTCCATGAATGGTAACAGCCATCAGTTGTTGCGCCTGGTGGCATCCGTTGAGAAGGTCAGTGAACATCCCCTGGCGCAAGCCATTGTGGACGGAGCACAGGCGCGAAAACTGGAATTGACCGATGTGCAGGATTTTGAAGCCATCCCTGGACATGGCGTTTCCGCGAAGGTTGAAGGACGAAATATCCTGATTGGCAATCTCAAGTTGATGAACCGAGAGAACATCGCGCTGGGCGAGTTGGAGAATAGATCCAAATCGCTCGCCGACGATGGCAAGACCCCAATGTTCGTCGCAATTGACGGCAAAGCCGCTGGTATTGTTGCCGTGGCAGACACGGTCAAGGAAGATTCTGCCGAAGCGATCAAAGCTCTGCAAGGTATGGGCATTGAAGTTGTGATGATCACCGGCGATAATCGCCGCACCGCTGAAGCGATTGCTCGCAAGGTTGGGGTCACGCGCGTGCTGGCGGAAGTATTGCCCGAAGATAAGGCAAACAACGTTCACCTGTTGCAAGCGGAAAACAAAAAAGTCGCGATGGTTGGCGATGGCATCAATGATGCCCCCGCGCTCGCACAAGCGGATGTCGGTCTCGCCATCGGAACAGGCACGGATGTCGCCATCGAAGCCTCGGACATCACGCTGATCAAGGGCAGTCTCAAAGGTGTGGTGACTGCCATCGAAGTCAGCCGCGCTACCATGACCAACATCTACCAAAACCTATTTGGCGCCTTTATATACAACGTGTTGGGTATCCCTGTTGCTATGGGCGTATTGTTCCCGTTCTTTGGATTGTTGCTCAGCCCATTGATCGCGGGGGCAGCAATGGCATTCTCATCCGTGACCGTAGTTGGCAATGCCAACCGCCTGCGAGGCTTCAGACCGAAGTTTAGTGTAAAGTGA
- a CDS encoding YHS domain-containing protein, with the protein MTTTVHDPVCHMDIDPATAAGTSEYKGQTYYFCSLGCKKAFDADPEKYLSKTDEHAHHH; encoded by the coding sequence ATGACAACCACTGTACATGACCCCGTTTGCCACATGGATATCGATCCCGCTACTGCTGCCGGCACATCCGAATACAAGGGGCAAACGTATTATTTTTGCTCGCTTGGCTGCAAGAAGGCGTTTGATGCCGATCCCGAGAAGTATCTCAGCAAGACTGATGAACACGCGCATCATCATTAA
- a CDS encoding zinc ribbon domain-containing protein, whose protein sequence is MKKGNWWIVGIVAVLAALFLFGGGMIWGNRGYGMMGGYGMMGNWGYSPFGWFGMGLGMIFMWLIPIGILVLIGFGVASLVRNTGNPPQASSLTPCSNCGKGTQADWQTCPYCGNSLK, encoded by the coding sequence ATGAAAAAAGGTAACTGGTGGATCGTTGGCATCGTAGCTGTTCTTGCTGCTCTGTTCCTTTTCGGAGGCGGCATGATATGGGGCAACCGTGGATATGGCATGATGGGCGGTTATGGCATGATGGGTAACTGGGGCTACTCTCCCTTCGGCTGGTTCGGAATGGGATTGGGCATGATCTTCATGTGGCTCATCCCCATCGGCATCCTCGTGCTCATTGGGTTTGGTGTCGCATCCCTGGTGCGAAATACAGGAAATCCTCCCCAAGCCTCATCCCTGACGCCCTGCTCCAACTGCGGAAAGGGCACCCAAGCCGATTGGCAGACTTGCCCCTACTGCGGCAATTCCTTGAAGTAA
- a CDS encoding DoxX family protein, with protein sequence MTTQTLSREYQLADVPFTKTLFEGKAFAWLWLAIRLYLGYQWIESGWGKITNPAWMQGGEALKGFWERAIVIPDAPARPLIAFDWYRNFIQFMLDSGNYVWFAKLVAVGELLVGAALILGIFIWFSAFIGGFMNWNFMMAGSASVNPVFLILSILLVLAWKTSGWLGLDRWLLVQVGTPWQPGLLFQRK encoded by the coding sequence ATGACTACTCAAACCTTATCCCGGGAATATCAACTCGCTGATGTTCCCTTTACGAAAACCCTGTTCGAAGGCAAGGCGTTTGCCTGGCTCTGGCTTGCCATCCGTCTGTATCTGGGATACCAATGGATCGAATCGGGTTGGGGCAAGATCACCAACCCCGCCTGGATGCAGGGCGGCGAAGCATTGAAGGGCTTCTGGGAGCGCGCCATCGTTATTCCCGATGCACCTGCCCGCCCATTGATCGCCTTCGATTGGTATCGCAATTTCATCCAGTTTATGCTGGACAGCGGCAATTACGTCTGGTTCGCCAAACTCGTGGCGGTGGGCGAATTGCTGGTGGGCGCGGCGCTGATCCTGGGCATCTTCATCTGGTTCTCCGCTTTTATTGGCGGTTTTATGAATTGGAATTTTATGATGGCGGGCTCGGCTTCTGTCAATCCTGTATTCCTGATCCTCTCGATCCTGCTCGTCCTGGCTTGGAAAACCTCCGGTTGGCTTGGTCTGGATCGCTGGCTTCTGGTACAGGTGGGCACCCCCTGGCAACCCGGTTTGTTATTCCAGCGTAAGTAA
- a CDS encoding cupredoxin domain-containing protein, whose amino-acid sequence MTQIQIFVILSGIALTVLIAWYFWFAPKAQTRVAVSASGAQEVAVTVKGGYTPDVIVVQKGRPVRLTFTRQESSACSEKVLFPDFNQNALLPEGEQVTLEFTPAKEGEYGFQCQMGMLRGKLIVE is encoded by the coding sequence ATGACTCAAATCCAAATCTTTGTGATTCTTTCGGGAATCGCGTTGACCGTATTGATCGCCTGGTATTTCTGGTTTGCCCCCAAGGCGCAGACGCGTGTTGCGGTATCTGCATCTGGCGCACAGGAGGTGGCAGTCACGGTCAAGGGCGGATACACACCCGATGTGATCGTTGTGCAAAAAGGACGTCCCGTGCGGTTGACGTTCACGCGCCAGGAAAGTTCGGCGTGTTCTGAGAAAGTGTTGTTCCCTGACTTCAATCAAAACGCATTATTACCCGAAGGTGAACAAGTCACGCTTGAATTCACCCCTGCCAAAGAAGGCGAATATGGCTTCCAATGCCAGATGGGAATGTTACGTGGCAAGTTGATCGTGGAATAA
- a CDS encoding rhodanese-like domain-containing protein, whose product MKQILLISLFLLVTLTACQSSVEEITGKEVTTVDGSYKNITPVDLDTMLKNTDLILVNVHTPFAGNIADTDLSIPYDQISAPENLAQLPADKNARIVLYCRSGRMSAIAAEELVSLGYTNIWNLEDGMVAWEQTGREIEK is encoded by the coding sequence ATGAAACAGATACTCCTCATATCCTTGTTTCTGCTTGTGACACTGACCGCCTGCCAGAGCAGCGTCGAAGAGATTACGGGCAAAGAGGTTACAACCGTTGACGGTTCCTATAAAAACATCACTCCTGTCGATTTGGACACGATGTTGAAGAACACGGATCTTATCCTTGTCAATGTGCATACTCCTTTCGCAGGGAACATTGCCGATACAGACCTGTCCATTCCCTACGACCAGATCAGTGCGCCGGAAAATCTGGCGCAGTTGCCAGCGGATAAAAATGCAAGGATCGTTCTGTATTGCCGCAGTGGTCGCATGAGCGCAATTGCGGCAGAGGAACTTGTTTCGCTCGGGTATACCAATATCTGGAATCTCGAAGACGGCATGGTGGCATGGGAACAGACAGGACGCGAAATCGAGAAATAG
- a CDS encoding prolipoprotein diacylglyceryl transferase codes for MFPYLRLGPFLLQMPLLMLFIGFWIGSTFTEREAPRLGLNKEKINNLIGYGLLGGILGARLVYAAQYASVYVANPLGLFSLSTSTLSPIGGFLIGMSTALIYGYRQKLPFRRSLDALTPGLAFFMISIGVSHLLSGNAYGSPSRVPWAMYVWSDYRHPTQLYEIFLALAIFTLVLPKVLPAHAPGIRFAQFVSLSALARVFLEAFRGDSVLWLDGYRAAQVMGLLVLIICIVLLRQWERIEPNEASVW; via the coding sequence ATGTTCCCTTACCTTCGACTTGGACCCTTCCTGCTTCAAATGCCATTGTTGATGTTGTTCATTGGTTTTTGGATCGGCTCAACATTCACCGAGCGTGAAGCCCCCCGCCTTGGTTTAAACAAGGAGAAAATCAATAACCTGATTGGGTACGGATTGCTCGGCGGGATTCTCGGAGCAAGGCTTGTCTATGCTGCGCAATACGCCTCAGTTTATGTGGCAAACCCATTGGGCTTGTTCTCGCTGAGCACAAGCACGCTTTCTCCCATCGGGGGTTTTCTAATCGGTATGTCCACAGCCTTGATATATGGATATCGTCAGAAACTTCCGTTTCGCCGATCATTGGATGCGCTCACGCCTGGGTTGGCATTCTTCATGATCTCAATTGGTGTCTCCCACCTGCTCAGCGGAAATGCCTACGGCTCGCCGTCTCGTGTCCCCTGGGCAATGTACGTGTGGTCTGATTATCGTCACCCAACGCAACTTTATGAAATCTTTCTTGCGCTGGCGATCTTTACACTCGTGCTTCCAAAAGTTCTTCCAGCCCACGCGCCAGGAATTCGCTTTGCGCAGTTCGTCTCTCTTTCCGCGCTGGCGCGAGTCTTTCTCGAAGCCTTCCGCGGCGACAGTGTACTCTGGCTGGATGGTTATCGCGCCGCGCAAGTGATGGGGTTGCTTGTTCTTATTATTTGCATTGTCTTGTTGAGACAATGGGAAAGGATCGAACCAAATGAGGCAAGCGTCTGGTAA
- a CDS encoding TlpA disulfide reductase family protein — MKNSRFITWMTWALILGMFWTVFSRVSPDQPKAQQDAVAKEGFTAPNFTLDLLDGSTVALSDLRGKVVLVNFWTSWCPPCRLEMPAIEKTYRGYKDIGFVVIGLNLTAQDSEQAAADFAKEIGLTFPIALDRDNATGNLYRITALPTSYFIDRKGVIRSVVVGGPMSEALIQSKVEELLQEGE; from the coding sequence ATGAAAAACTCCCGCTTTATCACATGGATGACCTGGGCTTTGATTCTCGGAATGTTCTGGACTGTTTTCTCGCGCGTCTCGCCCGACCAGCCTAAAGCGCAGCAGGATGCAGTTGCCAAAGAAGGCTTCACTGCGCCCAACTTCACCCTCGACCTGTTGGACGGCAGCACAGTTGCGCTTTCCGATTTACGCGGCAAGGTGGTGCTGGTCAACTTCTGGACATCGTGGTGCCCACCCTGCCGTCTGGAAATGCCAGCCATCGAAAAGACGTACCGCGGTTACAAGGACATTGGCTTTGTGGTGATCGGCTTGAACCTCACCGCCCAGGATTCAGAACAAGCCGCGGCTGATTTTGCAAAAGAAATCGGTTTAACTTTTCCCATCGCGCTCGACCGCGATAATGCGACTGGGAACCTGTATCGCATCACTGCCCTGCCGACTTCGTACTTCATTGATCGCAAGGGAGTAATTCGTTCCGTTGTGGTCGGCGGACCCATGAGCGAGGCATTGATTCAATCCAAGGTGGAAGAGCTATTGCAGGAGGGCGAGTAA
- a CDS encoding zinc ribbon domain-containing protein, which yields MFLMWIVPLVLVGLIVYSVSGNNLVNALKPVASRTCHKCGQAAQNDWKNCPHCGQTL from the coding sequence ATGTTTCTCATGTGGATCGTCCCTTTAGTACTTGTCGGTTTGATCGTCTACAGCGTTTCTGGCAATAATCTGGTCAATGCGCTCAAGCCCGTTGCAAGCCGTACCTGCCACAAATGTGGACAGGCTGCGCAAAACGACTGGAAAAACTGCCCGCACTGCGGACAAACTTTATGA
- a CDS encoding DsbA family protein: MDSPINLEDTITFKRTHFYSVLVILAFAIGILTGYVVWGLAPRSQQAIVNNPSVAQGPIVEAPAATQAPQFTRYEIPFEGFPSQGPVDAPIVIVEFSDFQCPFCKRFQDETAAQLLAAYPGQIRFVYRHLPLTSIHPEALPSAEASMCANEQGAFWDYHDRIFENQDKLGRELYLQIAADLNLDAVTFEECLNSGKYKDAIQQDMDFALNLGVQSTPTFFINGLAIVGAQPLEAFKQIIDLELAGKIP, translated from the coding sequence ATGGATTCCCCCATTAATTTGGAAGATACCATCACCTTTAAACGAACCCATTTTTATTCGGTCCTGGTGATACTGGCTTTTGCCATCGGCATATTGACGGGTTATGTTGTCTGGGGGCTTGCCCCCCGTTCACAACAAGCGATTGTCAATAATCCATCTGTTGCCCAGGGACCCATTGTCGAAGCCCCGGCAGCGACACAGGCACCGCAATTCACCCGTTATGAAATCCCATTCGAAGGCTTTCCCAGCCAGGGACCGGTGGATGCACCCATCGTAATTGTCGAGTTCAGCGACTTTCAGTGCCCGTTCTGCAAACGCTTCCAGGATGAGACGGCTGCACAATTGCTGGCGGCGTATCCCGGTCAAATCCGTTTTGTCTATCGTCATCTTCCCCTGACATCCATTCATCCCGAAGCCCTTCCATCGGCGGAAGCCTCGATGTGCGCCAACGAACAGGGGGCCTTCTGGGATTACCATGACAGGATTTTTGAGAATCAGGACAAACTTGGGCGTGAGTTGTACCTGCAGATCGCCGCTGACCTCAATTTGGATGCAGTCACTTTCGAGGAGTGTCTCAATTCAGGTAAATATAAGGACGCCATCCAACAGGATATGGATTTTGCGCTCAACCTTGGCGTTCAATCCACCCCAACATTTTTCATCAACGGGCTGGCAATCGTTGGCGCGCAACCTCTTGAAGCGTTCAAACAGATCATCGATCTTGAGTTGGCTGGAAAAATTCCATGA
- a CDS encoding methyltransferase domain-containing protein translates to MRQASGKKRYIPALSFRWLTPLYDPLLKWVMREETFKQRLIQHANIRPGMKVLDLGCGTGTLTIMLKKIHPNAQVTGVDGDPDVLKIALDKSRGSDIQWDEGLASSLPYPDSTFDRVVTSLVIHHLITDDKRLAFKEIHRVLKPDGELYVLDFGAPHSSTTRFMTTYMRRLEETADNFDGLIPRFVAEAGFGSIKEAENFVTVFGPLSIIQAMKGT, encoded by the coding sequence ATGAGGCAAGCGTCTGGTAAAAAACGTTATATCCCTGCCTTGAGCTTTCGCTGGCTCACGCCATTGTATGATCCTCTGCTCAAATGGGTCATGCGCGAGGAAACTTTTAAACAAAGGTTGATCCAACACGCGAACATTCGTCCAGGCATGAAGGTTCTCGATCTCGGCTGCGGCACAGGTACGCTCACCATCATGCTCAAAAAAATCCATCCGAACGCGCAGGTTACAGGCGTGGATGGCGACCCTGATGTATTGAAAATTGCGCTAGATAAATCTCGCGGTTCGGATATTCAATGGGATGAAGGACTCGCCTCCTCCCTGCCCTATCCTGATTCCACCTTCGACAGAGTAGTCACCAGCCTGGTCATTCACCACCTCATCACGGACGATAAACGACTCGCATTCAAGGAAATCCATCGTGTGCTCAAACCAGATGGAGAATTGTATGTGCTTGACTTTGGCGCACCGCATTCTTCAACGACACGTTTCATGACGACCTACATGCGTCGTCTCGAGGAAACCGCCGATAACTTCGACGGTTTGATCCCGCGCTTCGTGGCAGAGGCAGGCTTCGGGTCTATAAAAGAAGCGGAGAACTTCGTCACGGTGTTCGGTCCGTTATCCATCATCCAAGCAATGAAAGGAACTTGA